TGCAAGTGTCGTGCGTGTGGGGCCGCAATTTATACACGAGTGGGGACGGCACGAAGCCGGGGCACGTCGCGTCATGGGCCGGTTGCCGGatgggcagggcagggcaggggcAGTGTACGGTTCCTGGTGGCCCGTGGGCTGCGTGGTCCAGCCGTCCCCGTCCAGCTGCGCCATAACATGCACTGCACGTCTGCACCCGTACTCCTAGTGAACCACATGTCCGTTTCGTCAATTAGCGAAGGCAGAACCAGCCACATCAGAATCGGCCACTGTACCACTTAGTAGCTCACGCGCCAACAGAGCCGGCGTACTCGAGATGTGATAGGTGTTGCCAAAGTACAATCACCCTTGATGAACTTTTTATATACTAGGGCCtcgtttaggtcttgtttagttcgccccaaaacaaaaaagttttcaagattccccgtcacatcgaatcttgtggcacatgcatggagtattaaatatagacgaaaacaaaaactaattgtacagtttacctgtaaatcacgagatgaatcttttaagcatagttagtttataattggataatatttatcaaataaaaacaaaagtgctacagtatcgaaatctaaatttttttccgaactaaacaaggccttagttcatccttaaaaccaaaaagtttttcaagattctccgtcacatcgaatcttgtggcacatgcataaacattaaatatagacgaaaacaaaaaccaattacacagtttagctgtaaatcacgagacgaatcttttgatcctagttagtccacgattggataatatttgtcacaaacaaacgaaagtgctacagtaccgaaaacttttcacttttcggaactaaacaagggcctttttttagttccaaaaaattttgcaaaataggaatagtagcactttcgtttgtatttgataaatattgtccaattatggactaactaggctcaaaagattcgtctcgtcaattccgactaaactgtgcaattagttttaattttcatctatatttaatactccatgcatatgtctaaagatttgatgtgacggagaatgtgaaaaattttacaaaatttttcagaactaaacaaggcctagtaggAGGAAATTAAGAAGAcctctactactactactactactttcCTCAGCTTCACTGATGAGGACGACTGCAGCGTTGCCGAACTCGGTCCTCACTTCCTCTCAGCCCAGCCAGCCCCGCATTTGTGGTCACGGGCTACCCACGGGGATCACGCAAAAGTCACCTTGAGGACCAGCGGCACGAAGCGAAATCACGATTATTTGTACAAGCATCTGGAACCACGCGTTTCTTCCTCTCAAATCAAAACAATACAGATCTGCTGCATCACCACCTCCCAACACTTGCTGGGTCGCCTTCTCGAACAGAAGTATCCCTCGCATTAATTCAGGCCACAACTCATcccatcaaatatttagacatagatataaaatactaaatataagctatttacgaaattaaaagtataattaaaaaataatttacgaaacgaatctttaaaTCTAAATAGTCAATAATTAAacactaattattaaataaaatgaaaatattatagtaattattaaactttaacaactaCAATCAAACACACTCGTCTCTCCTACCGTCGTACGGTCGGTTCGGGGCACACCGAAAATATCACGGCTGCCATGCCGTGCACGCCGTACAAGTGATGCTCGAAACCAAAAGGTGATTTCAAGGACGAGTTCATGTCAggccttagggcctgtttagattggaaacgaaaattttttggatgtcacatcggatgtgtcgtaaAGATGTcgagaggggtttttagaaactaataaaaaaacaaattacatagctcgtcaggaaactgcaagacaaatttattaagcataattaatctgtcattagcatatgtgggttactgtagcacttaaggctaatcatggagtaactaggcttaaaagattcgtctcgcgattcttaactaaactgtgtaattagtttattttttatctacatttaatgttccatacatgtgtccaaagattcgatgggatggatgaaaaaattttaggtagggaactaaacaaggccttatttagttcacccaaaaactaaaaaatctTTATGATTCACTCACATGGAATAttgcggcacatatatgaagcaataaatatagatgaaaataaaaattaattgcacaatttacctataaatgtgaaacaaatgttttaagcctagttactccataattcaacaatgtttgtcaaataaaaataaaaatgctacaatgtcaaaatttaaaaactttctgaatctaaacaagaccgCATTTTGTTGAATGTTGAGTACTTACGTTTTGTTGAATGTTGAGTACTTACGTTTGTTGAATGTTGAGTACTCGAGTACAATAATTCCAGTGTTCTACGTAGGGAAAAAGAGAAGTTGAGCGATCTCAACTGCGGCCTTTATCCAAAATTTGTTTGGATTTTGTTATTATAGTATTTTCTTTTatgtttaataattattgtccaattataaactaactagatttaaaatattcatcttttaaattacagataaaatatgcaattaaataattttttatctatatttaatattcacatgtgccataagattcgatgttatAAGAAAAGTTATTGGATTTTGGTGTAGCTAATCAAGGCCTACTTCACATTCAGATttgctcaactgatttttcaaaaaaaaaagatttgctCAACTGTACTTGGTGCTGATTATTTTGCATATACATCGGTTCAATTTTATAGGCCATTGGGATTCTTAGCGAAATATACTAGGATCCCGCTGTGTGTGTTAATCAACGACAGGACTAGGACCCAAAAAATTGATATTCCACTCagatcttgtttagttggagAAAAATTTTGTCTTTGACTAcaatagcacttttatttatatttagtaattattatttaatcatgaactaattggaTTTATAAaaattgtctcgcaaattatagttgaactgtgtaattagttattttttttatctagattcgtctcgtaaattacagttgaactatgcaattagttatttttttaatctatatttaatgtttcatgcatatctCTAAAGATCCGAttcgacgaagaatcttgaattttttttaacttaggccttgtttacttcccaaaaaattttgcaaaatttttcagattccccgtcacatcgaatctttagacgcatgcatggagtattaaatatagacaaaaataaaaactagtttggtcggaattgatgagataaatcttttgagcctagttaatccatgattggacaatatttgtcacaaacaaacgaaagtgctaccgtacctattttgcaaaattttttggaactaaacaaggcctcaaggggggggggggaatctGCTAAAAATATGTTCCACTCATCGAGAAAAAGATAAAATTGCTATAGCTTCAGAATAAACCATAAATTTTCAagtcaaacaaaaaaaatatcatGAAAACATATTTGATTTGTTCTTTTAAAATGACTTCCAGAAAAGACAATTGTAACTACACATGAAGATGATACTGTAATCTAGACGGCTTGATCCAACAATAATGGCAAGAAAAAGGAGGAGACACCCGATCCGAAGTTGGGTATCAAAAGATATACAGAAATATACGAGAACAACTCGCTAAGGAACACACGCGtacgaaaaggaaaaaaaaatactactcGACCGTAGGAGTAGCTTCACATTCGCAGATCCTCAAGCTCCAGACTTGAGACATGCAGTAATGATGTGTGAATCTCACTCGTTATAGAAGAAGACCTTCTCAAAGCTCGGCAAGTACTCGGGCTCCAGCGAGATGAGCACGGCGATGCCGTCGTCCCTGTCCGGACCGCGCGGCGTCATATACGCCGTGCCGACGCCGAACATCTGCGCCGGCGCGACGAACCGGGGCGCGCCCGTGCCGAAGTCGGCGTCGTACATGGCCATCCCCAGCCAGCTCACCGCCCACAGATCCGTCGCCGGCACGAGCTGCTCCCTGCTGGGCGCCTGCGCCGCCTGGGCctgctggccgccgccgcctgcattATTCTGCTGCAGCTCCAGGTAGTCCAGCACCGACCGCGCGAAGGCGTCGTCGACGCGGTCCACCGCCTTCTTGATGGTCTCCGCCACGGACCCGAGCGAGCTGTCGAGGACGGTGCTGACGGGGGCGGTGACGAGGTCGCGCACGACGGCGTTCCCGAAGAAGGTGCGCGGTAGCGGGGGCCGCAGGCGGTGCCGGACGTTGGCTGGCAGGCCGAGCAGGGTGTCGGCCCCGGGCGCCAGCCCGCGCGCGACGCACACGCAGCGCCACAGGTGCGCGGTGAGGGCGCAGTAGGTGGACACGCCGGGCGCGCAGCGGGACTTGACGTCGGCGAGGAGCTTCGGCGAGACGGCGTACACGCGGGTCACGTAGGCCCGGGGCCGCCCGCTGAGGAACCCCGGGGAGTAGACGAAGTGGTCCGAGGTCGGGCACGGCGGGCACCGCGCCCGCAGCAGGGTCCGGTCGTGGAACGGCGCCTGCGGCCCGCACGCCTCCGCGACTTGGAGGCCGCGTGCCACCCCGGACCACGTCTGCATGAACTGGAACGCGCCGACGCCGTCCATGGCCGCGTGGTGGATGGCCGTGCCGAGCACCACGCCGCCGCACTTGAGGAACGTCACCTGCAGCAGGCCAGGAGCCCCGGGACGACGTATAATCAGTCACTCAGATTTGAGTTGCATGCATGTTTACATATGATGattaattatttaattaatACCTGGAACATATAATGATTAATGAAAAAAATACCTGGAACATGGCCATGGGGCTGCTGGTCGCATCGCCGGAGTCCGCTACCGGCACAAAAGTGTTCCTGACCTCCGCCGACGGCTCGTAGTCGTCAAAGACGTCGGCGCCGGTGAGGTCCGCGTTGGCGACGACGAAGAGCGCGCCGTTGCTGTTGCACTCGATCTGCAGCCGGCCGTCCGGGCCAACACCGAGCCGGCCGGCGAGTGGGTAGAATGGCACCAGAGCGACGGCCAGCGCGGCCCTCAGCCGGTCGGGCGCGAAGGAGCCCGTGCCCAGGGCGGCGCCGCCCTGCGCCGGTGCCGGGTAGTAGTAGACGAGCGGCGTGTGCGTCCGCGGCACGGCCAGGTCGAGGTTGGACAGCCACAGAGGCTGCCGCGGCGTCTCCTCGCTTGGCGCCACCAGCGCGgtgtccaccaccaccacttgcttcgtcatctctctcttctctctgCTGCCTATCAGCGGCTGTCGCACGTTGCCACCGCACACACACAGCGGACGGAGTACACAAAAAGAGAAAGCTGGAGCCACCGAGTGGTGCTGTTTGCATCCTCTACGtgagtatatatatagatatatatatagaggcctcgtttagtttcgaaaagtgaaaaaatttcggtactgtagcactttcgtttgtttttgacaaatattatccaattatggactaactaggatcaaaagattcgtctcgtgatttacagctaaactgtataattagtttttgttttcgtctatatttaatatttcatgcatgtgccacaagattcgatgtaaaaactttttagttttcaggtgaactaaacaaggcgagagagagagagaggggcaaAGGCAGATGACAGAGGCCTACCTGCAGTACTGTGGTGAGAGTCCCGGACACGTATACCGCATCCGCGTTTATTGGACAAACAAAACATTTTTTTGCTACATCATGATTTGGAAATTTTGGAGTCCCGGACACGTATGATACGTTGTGAACCAAATTTCTTACTGTCACTTGGCGTGGAGCTCCCAGTTCCGTATTATTGCGACAAGttatttaaggccttgtttagttcatctgaaaccaaaaaattttaaagattccccgtcatatcgaatcttgtggcacatgcatgaaatattaaatatagacgaaaataaaaactaattacacagtttagctggaaatcacgagacgaatcttttgatcctaattagtccatgattagataatatttgtcacaaacaaacgaaagtgctacagtactaaaaagttttcacttttcgaaactaaacaaggcctaactcgtATAAGTAGGCACGGGATACATTGGCCTTCTTTAGTTcaacccaaaaccaaaaaccttttaatattccctatcacatcgaattatgcggcacatgcatgaagcataaaatatagataaaaaataaaaactaattacacagtttatctataacaCTTTTGAATTTTTCTCAAAAGAGCCATACTTTTTAATATCTTACGAAAATGCCACTGCAGTACtatataaaataagtataacAATATACTTCATGTATACTTACATACTTGATATACATACCGCCATAGATGatttagtatgatcatatattaCGTCTACATATATTTCGTTGGACCATATATGTCGTAAATCTAGACATACACACatgggagtaactactcctaGGGAGTAGAAAAAATTTACTATATATGATATATATCTTTTTTGGAACTCTATGGTGCAtctagatatataaaaaaaaaatctagaacgacttacaatttaaaACAAAAAAAGTATAAGCTTTAGGCAGTTTGGGTCAAAGAATTTTCCTAGTAAAATCAACGAAAAGCAAAACGTTGGAACAACATTTGGATCGAACAAAGGAAAACATTATTTATTTCTTTCTTCTACAAAAATGTGTAGGATTGATCGATTCACACTAAGATAGCAAATAGAGGGTTCAATGATTGCGGAagttaaaaatatataaatttaAGACTTCCCACTTAAACACAAAATCTAGCTAGCTCACGTGCT
This window of the Sorghum bicolor cultivar BTx623 chromosome 7, Sorghum_bicolor_NCBIv3, whole genome shotgun sequence genome carries:
- the LOC8080611 gene encoding putrescine hydroxycinnamoyltransferase 1, with the translated sequence MTKQVVVVDTALVAPSEETPRQPLWLSNLDLAVPRTHTPLVYYYPAPAQGGAALGTGSFAPDRLRAALAVALVPFYPLAGRLGVGPDGRLQIECNSNGALFVVANADLTGADVFDDYEPSAEVRNTFVPVADSGDATSSPMAMFQVTFLKCGGVVLGTAIHHAAMDGVGAFQFMQTWSGVARGLQVAEACGPQAPFHDRTLLRARCPPCPTSDHFVYSPGFLSGRPRAYVTRVYAVSPKLLADVKSRCAPGVSTYCALTAHLWRCVCVARGLAPGADTLLGLPANVRHRLRPPLPRTFFGNAVVRDLVTAPVSTVLDSSLGSVAETIKKAVDRVDDAFARSVLDYLELQQNNAGGGGQQAQAAQAPSREQLVPATDLWAVSWLGMAMYDADFGTGAPRFVAPAQMFGVGTAYMTPRGPDRDDGIAVLISLEPEYLPSFEKVFFYNE